The window TATATAGGGAGTAATGATGGAATATATTATAGATTCTAGTTTTCATGAGGTAAGATTAGACAGATTTTTAAGAAAAAAATATGAGAAGATACCGTTAACAGAAATTTTTAAAGGAATTAGAACAGGGAAAATTAAAGTTAATGGAAAAAAATCTAAAGAAAATTATAGATTAAAAGAGGGAGATATAGTAAAGGTTTTAATATCTGGTGGTGAAACAAAGGAAAAAAAATTTATTGAAATATCTTCAAAAGATTTAGATGTGTTAAAAAATGGTATTGTTTATGAAGATGAAAAAGTAGTTCTATTTAATAAAGAAGCGGATATGGTAATGCATAAAGGTAGTGGCCATGAATACGGATTATCAGAATTATTTAAAAGTTTTTATAAAACAGATGAATTTAATTTTGTAAATAGAATAGATAAATCAACTTCGGGTCTTGTGATAGGAGCAAAAAATCTAGTTGTAACTAGAGAACTAGCTGAAGAAGTTCGAGAAGGAAATACTGAAAAAAAATATTACATATTGGTAGATGGGATAGTTGATAAGGATAAATTTACTTTAAAAAGCTATTTAAAAAAAGAAGAGACAAAAGTTATAGAGTTAGATTCTTATGAGAGTGGTGCTAAAGAAAGTATTTCTTATTTTAAAGTTTTAAAAAGAGGTAAGAATAGAACAATTTTAGAAGCTACTCTTGAAACGGGAAGAACTCATCAATTAAGAGTACAACTATCAAATTTAGGATATCCAATAGTAGGAGATGGAAAGTATGGTAAAAAAGAAAAAAATATGTTTTTATTTTCTTACTACTGTGAAATTCCAAAATATAATATAAAGATAGAGTTACCTCTACCAGAAAATTATATTAAAAACTTAATTTAAAAAACGGTTTATAAATTTAAACCGTTTTTTTTATTAATTAAATTTTAAAAAAAGAATTAGCAATTAAGATAACTTTTATGTTATCATCTGAATCTTCATCAATAGAAACTCCAAAAAGTACATCATCTATTTCACCTTCGCACTCTTTTTTTATAGTTTCTACAATAATACTAGACTCAATTAGATTTAAATCCTTAGGACCAATAATATTTACTAAAAATTTAGTTGCTCCTAAAATAGTTCTTTCAAAAAGAGATGAGTCGACAGCAGCAAGAGCAGCTTTTTCTGAACGATTTTCACCAGAACCTTCACCAAATCCCAAGATAGCTTCTCCAGATTCTAGTAAAAGCGATTTAATATCTGCAAAATCTAAATTTATAAGTCCTTTAGCAAGCATAAGATCAGTCATACCTTTAACTGCTGTATATAAAACAAAATTACTTTTTTTAAATGCTTCTTGTACTGTTATATTAGCTGATGAATTATCTAAAAGTTTATCATTTGGGACAACAATAAGAGAATCAACAAAAGGCTTAAGGTTTTTTATTCCAGCTTCAGCAATTTTCATTCTTCTTTTTCCTTCAAAAGAAAATGGTTTTGTAACTATAGCAACAGTTAATATGTTCATTTCTTTTGCTAATTTAGCAATTAGAGCTGTAGCTGCACTACCAGTTCCACCACCCATAGTAGAAGTTAAAAAAAGAAAATCAGTTCCTCTTAGAATATTTTTAATAAAAGGTAAACTTTCTTTTATTGCTTTTTCTCCTAATTCAATATTTCCACCACAACCAAGACCTTTAGTTGTAGAGATTCCTAATTGAATTTTATGAGGTGTTTTAGAATTATTTAAATCTTGTAGATCAGTATTAAGTGCAAAAAAGTTAACGCCATCAATTTCAGAAGTAACAATCTCGTCGATGGCATTTATTCCGCCACCTCCAATACCCATAACCTTTATATTAACATTGAACTTATCTCCCAAAAAATTCACCCCCTGAATAAAATAACATCAATATATACAATAGTACTTTAATACTTCATGATTTCCTTTGTGTCAACAAGAAAAAAATTATTTTAAGTGTTCTGTGTCAGAAAACTTGATAATTTTAAATTTATTTGAATCATACTCAACGATAGTTGTACTTGTATTTTCAGGAACAGGTTGTTTAGAGAATTCGTCAATGCCTTTTTCATTAATAATGTTAAATAATGCCTTAAGTGTAACACCATGACTAATTACTAGAATGTTTCCATCATTATTTTCTTGAATAAGTTTATTTAATCCAACTCTAACTCTATCTAAAATTTCATCGTAGCTTTCTCCATTGTAAGCTGTAGGATTATATTCAACAGCATTGTTCCAAAAATTGTGGTATTCAATAGGATAATTTTTTTCAAACTCTTCCCTAGGAATTCCTTCAACTTTCCCCATGTTTATCTCTTGAAACTCATCAATAGGAATAATATCTATATTTTTACTTCCTAATAAAAGTTTAGTAGTTTGAAGAGCTCTTTCTTGTGGAGACGAGTAAACTTTTTTAAAGTCAATACTTTCAAGATGCTTTGAAAGTTTTTTTGCCTGTTCAATTCCTAACTCTGTTAATGGAGAGTTAGATCTTCCTTGAAAAATTTTTAATGTATTCCAAACTGTTTCACCGTGTCTTACAAAATAAATACGTAACATAACTTTCTCCTTTTTTAAGTATAAAAACTCTTTTTTTTAATACGATATTCTTGTATAATCTTATTATACATTGAATTGCGGAGGTTGTAAAATGAAGTTTTTAGGAGTAATTCCAGCAAGATACGAATCAACAAGATTACCGAAGAAACCATTAAAAGATATTTGTGGTCACTCTATGATAGAATGGGTTTATAAAAGAGCTATGAAATCTAATTTAGATAAAGTTATAATAGCAACAGATTCTCACGAAGTTTTTAATGAAGTGAAAAGTTTTGGAGGAGAAGTTATATTAACAGATAAAAATCATTCAAATGGAACAAGTAGAATAGCTGAAGTTTGTGAAAAGATAACAGATTACGATGTAATTATAAATGTTCAAGGAGATGAACCTTTAATAGAGCCTGATATGATTAACTCTTTAATAGATATATTTAAAAAAGAGCACGATTTAAAAATGGGGACATTGAAGCATAAGTTACATAGAAAAGAGGATATTGAAAATCCAAATTTTGTAAAAGTAATAACGGATAAAAATGATTATGCAATATATTTTTCAAGAAGTGTAATTCCATATCCAAGAAATGAAAACTTAGATATTTATTTTAAACATGTTGGTATATATGGCTACAAAAGAGATTTTGTATTAGAATATTCAAAATTGGAAAGCACTCCTTTGGAAAACTCAGAATCATTAGAACAATTAAGGGTTTTAGAAAATGGTTATAAAATTAAAGTTTTAGAAACACCTTTTGAAATAATTGGAGTTGATACACAAGAGGAACTTGAAAAAGTTAGAAAATATATTACAGAAAAAGGAATAGAGATATGATGAAACTTAAGAAGACAAAAAATATAATAATAGGACTATGTCTTTTAGCTTTTGCAGGTTGTAGTAGTAGTTCAAAAAAAGACTATTATGAAAGAATGGAAAGTTCATCTAATTTAAGAGGAGATAGAGTAGATCTGTATGGTAGATATTCAAAAGATAATATTCCAATAGCAAGACCTATTCCTTATTTAAAATATGTAAACGATATGGAAACTCCAAGAATACCATTTAAAACTTATAAAGAAAGTGAGTTTCTATTATTTTATAAAAATACAAGAGCAAAGGGACATGGAGATAATTCGAATTATTGGAGATGGAAAGTTAGCTTAAATAAAAAAGAGATTGGAAATATTTTAAATAAAAATTTAGTTACTTTAAGTTCGAGAAGACCAAAAGAAGTTTTAACGTACTCTAATAATAGCTGGATAGCTAAAAAAGTTCCTTTAAATCCAGTTGGAGATGTTATAGATATAAGAGTTTTAGAAAGAGGAAAATCTGGATTAGTAACAAAATTATTAATAAATGGAACTAGAGGAAAATATATTGTTGCAAAAGAGGGAAATATACGGAATTTATTAAATTTAAGTAAAAATAGTGTTGGTACAACAGTAAATATTTATGGAACAAAAGGTGGAAGTAATAGCTATAACGAGAAACCAATATCTAGAAATCCAAGTATGTTACCATCTGCATTTATTGCTTTTGAAAAATTAGGCAATGGAGGATTTAATATTTATGGTGGAGGATTTGGGCATGGGTCTGGAATTCCACAATGGTCTGCGATGGATTTAACAAAGAATAAAGGGTATTCTTATAGACAAGTTTTACAAAGATATTATACGGATACAAAATTAAAAAATATAAGATCTGTAGACGGAATAAATGATAAAATTAGAGTAGGAATAATGACTAGTGGATTTTCAAGTGTTGATCATAGCAAAATATCTTTGATTTCATTAAGTTCTATGAAAGTGAATAGTAAAGATGGTAGTGTGAATATTTTACCTAGAACCGCTGTAGACTTTATAGTAAAGGATGGCTATACTCAAGTTGTAGTTCAAGGGAAAGTAAGATTAAAAACAAAAAATTATATATCTATAACATCTAAAGATATGATATCAGTAACTAATATCAGAAGAAATGTAAAAAAATATAAGTATCCAACATATAGAGGAAGTTTTGAAATTAGATTAGCTAAAGCAGGAACAAAATTAAATTTAATAAATGAAATAAATATTGAAGACTATTTATTACAAGTTGTTCCAAGTGAGATGCCACAAAGTTTTGGTTTAGAGGCTTTAAAAGTACAAGCAATAGCTGCAAGAACTTATGCTGCAAAAGACATATTAAGAAATAGATATGTAAAACAAGGTTTTCATATATTAGATAGTACGCAAAGCCAAGTTTATAATAATTTAGATGAAAATGAACTGTCAACTCAAGGAGTAAAAACAACAAAAGGACTTATTTTAGTCCATGAGGACAAACCAATAGATGCAAAGTATTATTCGACATCATCAGGATTTAACTCAAATGCTCATAATGTTTGGTAAAATATAAAAAAACCATTGACTAAATAGTCATTATAGATTAGAATGTTCTATGACTATTTAGTCATTTTAATTTCAAATTTAGTAAGGGGGCATGATGATAAAGGAGGAAAAAAAAGAGCAGATTTTAGAAGCTGCAAAAGATGTTTTGTTGAAAAAAGGAGTTTTTAAAACAAGAGTTGAAGATATAACAAATCATCTTGGGATAGCTAAAGGAAGCTTTTACACTTACTTTAAATCAAAAGATCAACTTTTAGAGGCAATTATAAGTCAAGTTTATGAAATAAGAAAAACTGAATTAGAAGAACTTTTAATAGAAAAAGTTGATTATAAAGAAAAAATAAAGTTATTTATAATGAAGAGATTTATGGTAGTAACGGATAATTTGAAATCTCATCTGATACTTATAAATTTAACTAGAAATTTAGAACATTTAACACCTCTTCTTAGAGAAAAACTTTTACAAATAGAAATTTTAAATAGAAAATATTTAAAAGAGATAATTAAAAATATTCCAGGAGCTCAGTATTCAGAAAATGAAATGAATATTTTGATAATTTTTATTATGGGTGGAATAAAATCTTATAGATTAGAGAGATTGTTTTACAAAAATACTGAAGATTACTTTATAAGTGATATTTCAGAATTTGAAGAGCGGTTACAAAATATTGATTTAGATAAAGAGATACAATTAGTTATTGAAAGTATCTTGAAGTTACTAACAGGAGGAAATTAATGAAAAAGTTATTAGGATTACTAGTATTACTTTCAACTGCAGCCTTTTCAAGGGAGTTGACGTTAGAAAGTGCAATCGATTTAGCTTTAGAAAATGGAAAGACAATAAAAACATCAGAGCTTTCTAAAGAAAATGCAAAATTAAACGTAAGAAGAGCATTTAAAACAGCTTTACCAACAGTAACATATAATGGTCAGTATCAAAGATCAGAGCATACGAATCGTAATATGTTAGATATAGTTGAATCAGATGGAACAACAGGAGTAGGAGCAAAAAGTGGATATACTCAAACTATAGGTATTTATCAACCATTATTTAGAGGAGGAGCTATAACAGGTGGAATTTTAGGGGCTGAAGCTTCAAGAAATATGGCAGATATATATCTTTTATCTGAAAAAAGAGATGTAAGATTGGACATAATATCTCTGTATTCAAGCATAATAAACTTTGAAAAAGATTTAACAGTTTTAGAATCTTCAAGAAAAGAGTTACAAGCGAGATATGATAAGCAAAATGAGCAACTGAATTTAAGATTAGTTACAAAAGCAGATCTTTTAAAAACAGAGTACTCAATTTTAGATTTGGAAGCACAAATAACAGGAACTAAAACAAATTTAGAAATTGCAAAAAAAGACTTAAAATTAAAATTAATGATTCCAAATAATGAAAATGTTACTTTAAAAGATTTCCAAGTACCAGAAAATTTAACATCTGGAATTGATTTTGGCAAAGATTTAGATCAAGCATTAACAAATAGTTTATCAGCAAAATTAGCAGTGAATAAAGTGAATTATGCTCAAGCTGAAAAAGTTGTAGCAAGATCAAGTTTATTACCGCAAGTTGATGCATTCGCAACTTATGGTACAGCTAAAGAAAGTCATCATTTTGATAATAGTTTTGATAACGCAGAATGGAGAGGTGGAGTTTCAGTAAAATGGGATGTATTCTCTTTTGGAAGTGGAATAGATGAGTATAATGTAGCAAAAAATAATGAAAATATAGAGTCTATAAATCAAGAGTTAACAACAGACAATATCAAGTTATCTGTTACAAAAAATTATAGAGAATTAATACGTTTACAACAACTGAGAGATTCGAGAAAAAAAGCTTTAGAAGCAGCAACAGAGAACTTTAATATAGATACAGAAAGATATAATGCAGGATTAATTTCTACAGTAGATTTCTTATTATCAGAAAGTCAATATAGACAAGCAGCTGTAGATTATAATTCAGCAATATTAAATTACTATGTAGCATTTGAAAGATATAGATCATCACTTATTTAATGTCGGGAGGAAAAATGAAAAAGGGATTATTCATATTAACAGCAGCAGCTATTTTAATGACTGCTTGTGGAAAAAAAGAGGAAGCAGTAGTAGAGAAACCAAAGAAACCAGTAATAGCATCACAAGTTAAGCAAGAACAAGTTGCAGATGTTTATACAACTGATGGAGCGATAGTTCCTAAAGAAAAGGTAAATCATACACTAGATACTCAAGGAACGGTATCTACAGTTTTAAAGAAAAATGGAGATTCAGTAAAAAAAGGAGAAGTTATAGTTAAATTTACAGATGCTAAAGTAGAGTCAAACTTCGAAGCAGCTAAAGCTAACTTACAATCAACAAAAAATAACTTTGAAAAATTTAATAAACTTTATGAGAAGCAAATGGTATCGCAATTAGAGTTTTTAAACTATAGAGATGCATACACAAATGCTTTAGCAGATTATACAGCTAAAAAGTCTAATTATGATAAATTAACAAGAAAATCTGAATTGACAGGAGTAGTAGGAAATTTAAATCTAAAATCTGGAAATGTGGTAGATGCAAATACTCCAGTTTTTACAGTTGTTGATGAAAGTTTAATGGAAATATCAGTTGATTTCCCAGGATACTGGTTAAATAGCTTAAATGAGGGATCACCAGTTATTGTAACGGTTTCAGATTTAGGTGGAAAAGAGTTCGAAGGAAAAATAAAATCAATAAACCCTATAGCAGATACTGAGACAAAAAAATTCCCAGTAAAAATAGCTATAGATAATAAAACTAAAGAGTTAAAAGATGGTATGTATACAAAAGTTGTAATTCCAACTGAAAAAAGAGATGGAATTGTGGTTCCTCAACAAGCAGTATTTATAAGAGATTTATTAAGTTATGTTTATAAGATTGAAAATGGAAAAGTAAAAAGAGTTCAAGTAACTACAGGAGCAACTGTAAAACCAAATATTGAAGTAATTTCTGAAGAGTTAAAACCAGGAGACTTAGTAGTATCTGATGGTATATTTGGATTAGCTGATGGAGATGAAGTTACAATAAATAACGAAACAAAATAGAAATTTAAAGAGGTGAAAGTAAATGTCATTAGCAGGTATTGCTATACGTAGACCAGTTGCTACAATAATGGTAATGGTTTCTATGGTATTCTTAGGAATTGTTTCAATGATATCAATGAAATCAGAGTTACTTCCTAATATGAACATTCCAATGATAATCATAACTACAACGTGGAATGGTGCTGTTCCAGAGGATGTAAACAGTCAGATTACAAAAAAAATAGAGGATTCATTATCAGGTGTAGATGGAATTAAAAAGATAACGTCAACATCATCATTTGAAAAATCTATGGTTAATATAGAGTTTGATTATGGAGTAAATATAGATTTAAAAAGAGGAGATGTACAAAGAGAAATAGATGCTATATCAGGAGAATTACCAGATGATGCATCAAAACCAGTTACTCAAAAAAAATTGGCTGGTTCTGGAAATACAGCAATGATGATAAATGTTTCTGGACCAAATTTTTTAGAATTAACAACATTTGTTAATGAGTTTATGACTCCAAGATTTGAAAGAATTGGAGGAGTAGGAAGTGTTGATACTTCAGGAGCATCAGATAAACAGA of the Cetobacterium sp. NK01 genome contains:
- a CDS encoding RluA family pseudouridine synthase gives rise to the protein MMEYIIDSSFHEVRLDRFLRKKYEKIPLTEIFKGIRTGKIKVNGKKSKENYRLKEGDIVKVLISGGETKEKKFIEISSKDLDVLKNGIVYEDEKVVLFNKEADMVMHKGSGHEYGLSELFKSFYKTDEFNFVNRIDKSTSGLVIGAKNLVVTRELAEEVREGNTEKKYYILVDGIVDKDKFTLKSYLKKEETKVIELDSYESGAKESISYFKVLKRGKNRTILEATLETGRTHQLRVQLSNLGYPIVGDGKYGKKEKNMFLFSYYCEIPKYNIKIELPLPENYIKNLI
- the ftsZ gene encoding cell division protein FtsZ, coding for MGDKFNVNIKVMGIGGGGINAIDEIVTSEIDGVNFFALNTDLQDLNNSKTPHKIQLGISTTKGLGCGGNIELGEKAIKESLPFIKNILRGTDFLFLTSTMGGGTGSAATALIAKLAKEMNILTVAIVTKPFSFEGKRRMKIAEAGIKNLKPFVDSLIVVPNDKLLDNSSANITVQEAFKKSNFVLYTAVKGMTDLMLAKGLINLDFADIKSLLLESGEAILGFGEGSGENRSEKAALAAVDSSLFERTILGATKFLVNIIGPKDLNLIESSIIVETIKKECEGEIDDVLFGVSIDEDSDDNIKVILIANSFFKI
- a CDS encoding histidine phosphatase family protein; protein product: MLRIYFVRHGETVWNTLKIFQGRSNSPLTELGIEQAKKLSKHLESIDFKKVYSSPQERALQTTKLLLGSKNIDIIPIDEFQEINMGKVEGIPREEFEKNYPIEYHNFWNNAVEYNPTAYNGESYDEILDRVRVGLNKLIQENNDGNILVISHGVTLKALFNIINEKGIDEFSKQPVPENTSTTIVEYDSNKFKIIKFSDTEHLK
- the kdsB gene encoding 3-deoxy-manno-octulosonate cytidylyltransferase — encoded protein: MKFLGVIPARYESTRLPKKPLKDICGHSMIEWVYKRAMKSNLDKVIIATDSHEVFNEVKSFGGEVILTDKNHSNGTSRIAEVCEKITDYDVIINVQGDEPLIEPDMINSLIDIFKKEHDLKMGTLKHKLHRKEDIENPNFVKVITDKNDYAIYFSRSVIPYPRNENLDIYFKHVGIYGYKRDFVLEYSKLESTPLENSESLEQLRVLENGYKIKVLETPFEIIGVDTQEELEKVRKYITEKGIEI
- a CDS encoding SpoIID/LytB domain-containing protein, encoding MMKLKKTKNIIIGLCLLAFAGCSSSSKKDYYERMESSSNLRGDRVDLYGRYSKDNIPIARPIPYLKYVNDMETPRIPFKTYKESEFLLFYKNTRAKGHGDNSNYWRWKVSLNKKEIGNILNKNLVTLSSRRPKEVLTYSNNSWIAKKVPLNPVGDVIDIRVLERGKSGLVTKLLINGTRGKYIVAKEGNIRNLLNLSKNSVGTTVNIYGTKGGSNSYNEKPISRNPSMLPSAFIAFEKLGNGGFNIYGGGFGHGSGIPQWSAMDLTKNKGYSYRQVLQRYYTDTKLKNIRSVDGINDKIRVGIMTSGFSSVDHSKISLISLSSMKVNSKDGSVNILPRTAVDFIVKDGYTQVVVQGKVRLKTKNYISITSKDMISVTNIRRNVKKYKYPTYRGSFEIRLAKAGTKLNLINEINIEDYLLQVVPSEMPQSFGLEALKVQAIAARTYAAKDILRNRYVKQGFHILDSTQSQVYNNLDENELSTQGVKTTKGLILVHEDKPIDAKYYSTSSGFNSNAHNVW
- a CDS encoding TetR/AcrR family transcriptional regulator — protein: MIKEEKKEQILEAAKDVLLKKGVFKTRVEDITNHLGIAKGSFYTYFKSKDQLLEAIISQVYEIRKTELEELLIEKVDYKEKIKLFIMKRFMVVTDNLKSHLILINLTRNLEHLTPLLREKLLQIEILNRKYLKEIIKNIPGAQYSENEMNILIIFIMGGIKSYRLERLFYKNTEDYFISDISEFEERLQNIDLDKEIQLVIESILKLLTGGN
- a CDS encoding TolC family protein gives rise to the protein MKKLLGLLVLLSTAAFSRELTLESAIDLALENGKTIKTSELSKENAKLNVRRAFKTALPTVTYNGQYQRSEHTNRNMLDIVESDGTTGVGAKSGYTQTIGIYQPLFRGGAITGGILGAEASRNMADIYLLSEKRDVRLDIISLYSSIINFEKDLTVLESSRKELQARYDKQNEQLNLRLVTKADLLKTEYSILDLEAQITGTKTNLEIAKKDLKLKLMIPNNENVTLKDFQVPENLTSGIDFGKDLDQALTNSLSAKLAVNKVNYAQAEKVVARSSLLPQVDAFATYGTAKESHHFDNSFDNAEWRGGVSVKWDVFSFGSGIDEYNVAKNNENIESINQELTTDNIKLSVTKNYRELIRLQQLRDSRKKALEAATENFNIDTERYNAGLISTVDFLLSESQYRQAAVDYNSAILNYYVAFERYRSSLI
- a CDS encoding efflux RND transporter periplasmic adaptor subunit; its protein translation is MKKGLFILTAAAILMTACGKKEEAVVEKPKKPVIASQVKQEQVADVYTTDGAIVPKEKVNHTLDTQGTVSTVLKKNGDSVKKGEVIVKFTDAKVESNFEAAKANLQSTKNNFEKFNKLYEKQMVSQLEFLNYRDAYTNALADYTAKKSNYDKLTRKSELTGVVGNLNLKSGNVVDANTPVFTVVDESLMEISVDFPGYWLNSLNEGSPVIVTVSDLGGKEFEGKIKSINPIADTETKKFPVKIAIDNKTKELKDGMYTKVVIPTEKRDGIVVPQQAVFIRDLLSYVYKIENGKVKRVQVTTGATVKPNIEVISEELKPGDLVVSDGIFGLADGDEVTINNETK